A region from the Silene latifolia isolate original U9 population chromosome 7, ASM4854445v1, whole genome shotgun sequence genome encodes:
- the LOC141589890 gene encoding receptor-like protein EIX2: MTVHFFRRSYKHLLIVFFSVWLTYYSCHAGSLDVNKTHFQCVESERDALLHFKQGISVDYCGLLYSWGHTQDCCRWPGIRCDNQSGHVIGIKLRGSGSHYFFGIAQSYNPCFEGTLSVSLINLKHLKYLDLSNNNFNGQLPKFIGSLASLEQLNLSNSGFWGVIPQEIGNLSRLTSLDLNIEYTMRVDNLWWLSRMRLLREVDLSGIDLSATTNIWLSIVNNLPSLRELRLGYCQLSQNSPSSLSYINSSTTLTVIVLNSNNLNDTSIFEWLFNLSGLETNLIYLDLSYNHMFANNLQQSLHAMKLLDNLCSLQTLDMAYTNLNYKFSDILQSFSTCPHKALVFLILNDNQVWGTIPDSIGAFYFLRELRVDGNNLNGTITQSLGKLTMLEILILSFNSLNGTLTIAHLSNLSKLNLLDLARNKEVVVNISVDWIPPFHLDVLILGSCKIGPYFPRWITTQKNLLMLDISNASISDTIPLSFWSSSLLSGIEYLVMSQNMIYGMIPDVSIIFNNSPEIDLGYNFLEGVIPSFLRNNVSVLYLSNNKFSKGLFNLFCPHTQVIRSSLLNLDISNNLLSEKFPDCWSYFDQLVNLQLENNSLWGNLPTSMGALDQLRGLDLSNNNLSGEIPVSLVNCKSLTFLDVANNSLVGHIPPSFGHSFRNLVILNLRNNDFTGVLPTSFCDLSHLQLMDLSGNHISGTIPKCLYKLVSMSNTDDAPSNLLGYYLNHDDDDDNTRVIWKRNEQTFGLSDSLGLLKGIDISNNKLEGHIPEGISSLVGLKFLNLSRNNLTGFINLRIGQLTSLESLDFSHNHLTGEIPASLAQVSYLTAFDISDNNLTGKIPVGTQLQSFDASSYMGNPGLCGAPLPTCAGDEAPAIAPNGYHEQDTKDDFMLGVYISVILGFIVGFWGVCGTLVVKRSWRHAYFRFYEDIKDRVYVIWVVNIARAWRRS, encoded by the coding sequence ATGACTGTCCATTTCTTTCGTAGATCATATAAACACCTTCTCATTGTATTCTTCAGTGTTTGGCTAACATACTATAGTTGCCATGCTGGATCATTGGATGTTAATAAAACCCACTTTCAATGTGTGGAGAGTGAGAGAGATGCCCTGCTTCACTTCAAACAGGGCATTAGTGTTGACTATTGTGGACTCCTCTATTCTTGGGGACACACTCAGGATTGCTGTCGATGGCCCGGTATTCGTTGCGACAACCAATCCGGTCATGTCATTGGTATCAAACTTCGTGGTTCTGGTTCCCATTATTTCTTTGGCATTGCGCAATCCTACAATCCTTGTTTTGAAGGTACACTCAGTGTTTCGCTGATTAATTTGAAGCATTTGAAATATTTGGACCTTAGTAATAATAATTTCAATGGGCAATTACCCAAGTTTATAGGTTCACTTGCTAGTTTAGAGCAACTTAACCTCTCCAACTCTGGGTTTTGGGGTGTTATTCCTCAAGAGATCGGAAATCTTTCCAGATTAACATCCCTTGATCTTAATATTGAATATACCATGAGGGTGGATAACTTGTGGTGGCTTTCGCGTATGAGGTTGTTAAGGGAAGTGGACTTGAGTGGTATTGATTTGAGTGCAACTACAAACATCTGGCTCTCTATTGTTAACAACCTACCTTCTTTACGAGAGCTTCGTTTGGGTTATTGTCAATTATCTCAAAACTCACCTTCTTCTCTTTCATATATTAATTCATCAACAACCCTTACTGTCATCGTCCTTAATTCTAATAACTTGAATGACACGTCAATATTTGAGTGGTTGTTCAACTTGAGTGGACTTGAGACCAACCTTATATATCTTGACCTCTCCTATAACCATATGTTTGCTAATAATCTGCAACAATCTTTACATGCGATGAAACTTCTTGATAACTTATGTAGCTTGCAAACCTTGGACATGGCATATACCAATCTCAACTACAAGTTCTCTGACATCCTCCAATCCTTTTCTACATGTCCTCACAAGGCATTAGTGTTTCTAATATTAAATGACAACCAAGTTTGGGGCACAATTCCGGACAGCATTGGGGCATTTTATTTCTTAAGGGAATTAAGAGTTGACGGAAATAACCTGAATGGGACCATTACTCAATCCCTTGGGAAACTTACGATGCTTGAGATATTGATTCTTTCTTTTAATTCATTGAATGGAACTCTCACAATTGCTCACTTATCAAACCTTTCAAAACTAAATCTTTTGGATTTGGCACGTAACAAAGAAGTTGTGGTTAACATTAGTGTTGATTGGATTCCTCCATTTCATCTCGATGTGCTAATTCTAGGATCATGCAAGATAGGCCCTTATTTTCCCAGATGGATTACAACTCAAAAAAACTTGTTGATGCTTGATATATCCAATGCTAGTATTTCAGACACTATTCCTCTTTCCTTTTGGAGCTCGAGCTTGTTGTCGGGAATTGAGTATCTAGTCATGTCTCAGAATATGATTTATGGTATGATTCCAGATGTATCAATCATCTTTAATAACTCCCCTGAAATTGACTTGGGTTACAACTTCTTGGAAGGTGTAATACCCTCATTTCTAAGGAATAATGTATCAGTTCTATATCTAAGCAATAACAAGTTTTCAAAAGGCCTTTTTAATTTATTCTGCCCACACACACAAGTTATTAGAAGTTCTCTTTTAAATCTTGATATATCCAACAACTTGCTTTCAGAAAAGTTTCCGGACTGTTGGAGCTATTTCGATCAATTAGTTAACTTGCAGCTGGAGAACAATAGTCTTTGGGGAAACTTACCAACCTCCATGGGTGCGTTAGACCAACTTCGTGGTTTAGACTTGAGTAACAATAATCTATCAGGTGAAATACCGGTATCCCTAGTAAATTGCAAGTCATTGACATTTCTTGACGTTGCAAATAACTCATTGGTTGGTCACATACCTCCTAGCTTTGGACATAGTTTCAGGAATCTTGTCATTCTTAACCTACGAAATAATGATTTTACCGGAGTCCTTCCTACAAGCTTTTGTGATCTTTCACACCTTCAACTCATGGACCTTTCAGGCAATCACATCTCTGGTACTATTCCAAAATGTTTATACAAACTGGTAAGCATGTCTAATACAGATGACGCGCCCTCTAATCTGTTGGGATATTATCTAAACCATGATGACGACGATGATAATACACGCGTGATATGGAAAAGAAATGAACAGACATTTGGTCTCAGTGATTCATTAGGATTACTTAAAGGCATTGATATTTCCAACAATAAGCTAGAAGGTCATATTCCAGAAGGTATATCAAGTCTCGTTGGATTAAAATTCTTAAATCTATCACGAAACAATCTTACCGGTTTTATTAATCTAAGAATAGGTCAACTGACCTCTTTGGAGTCTCTTGATTTTTCACATAACCATCTTACTGGAGAAATCCCAGCAAGTTTGGCTCAAGTTAGCTATCTAACGGCATTCGATATTTCCGACAATAACTTGACCGGGAAGATTCCAGTCGGTACCCAATTGCAAAGCTTTGATGCATCAAGTTACATGGGAAATCCTGGGCTTTGCGGAGCACCGCTTCCTACATGTGCTGGAGATGAAGCACCCGCCATCGCGCCAAACGGTTACCACGAGCAAGACACGAAAGACGACTTTATGCTGGGAGTTTACATAAGTGTGATACTTGGATTCATCGTAGGATTTTGGGGAGTTTGTGGCACTTTAGTTGTGAAGAGATCTTGGAGACATGCCTATTTCCGATTCTATGAAGATATTAAAGACAGGGTGTATGTTATATGGGTTGTTAACATAGCTAGAGCTTGGAGGAGATCTTAA